A stretch of Apostichopus japonicus isolate 1M-3 chromosome 9, ASM3797524v1, whole genome shotgun sequence DNA encodes these proteins:
- the LOC139974454 gene encoding cytochrome P450 2F2-like — protein sequence MEAFGSFITVFLVVVIVWLFIRSIRRRCTLPGPKGWPLLGVLPYLPKKCYKYFTELSKQYGDICCCRLGTTDLIIVSNLDILDDIFRRRGAIFNNKFLNLPENIDLPLGFAELHLTDKWDELRRFTVKVLNKRELGDRSFQELLSDEATQLFKHVADSYGTKPFNPTNDIHHCMGNIIFSVLFRKRWAYDDNGLAELIEAAHTAPQVINPSSYFLIPTFVHYLGRFNFIPMKSIRMVQLAFEKLSGFSDVEISNHLMNNNSTLNPDEEQAHRHFADIFLSTADGKKSKGEQTYMTVNSLKGVVANLFLGGLDSTATQLTWLILLLLKYQDVQKKAREEVHAITGRERSPTLTDRDQMSYVNAFIQETHRFVSASPHGSYHLVSQDTEYDGYFIPKGTHVVQNQWAIHHDEANFKDPFVFNPERFIDDEGAFTKSRFVVPFGTGKRICPGEVLAQRELFLFVATLLQKFDLQPPEGVSPDSISVEGVYNGAAIFAPDFKVRFMPLTNPST from the exons ATGGAAGCGTTTGGCTCTTTCATCACAGTGTTCCTTGTTGTTGTAATAGTTTGGTTATTCATAAGAAGCATTCGTCGACGTTGTACTCTGCCAGGACCGAAAGGATGGCCATTGCTTGGCGTCTTACCGTATCTACCAAAGAAATGCTACAAGTATTTCACGGAACTGTCCAAGCAATACGGCGATATATGTTGCTGTCGATTGGGAACGACCGATCTAATTATAGTCTCTAACCTTGATATTCTTGATGATATTTTCCGTAGAAGAGGAGCAATTTTTAACAACAAATTCTTGAATTTACCAGAAAACATCGACTTACCATTAG GATTCGCCGAACTGCATTTAACTGACAAATGGGATGAGCTACGAAGGTTCACCGTAAAAGTTCTAAACAAGAGAGAACTCGGCGATCGAAGCTTTCAAGAATTACTCAGTGACGAAGCAACTCAGTTATTCAAACACGTGGCGGATTC GTACGGCACAAAGCCATTTAATCCTACAAATGACATCCATCACTGCATGGGGAACATAATCTTCAGTGTGCTGTTCAGAAAACGATGGGCGTACGACGATAACGGTTTGGCGGAACTAATTGAAGCGGCGCACACGGCACCACAAGTTATTAATCCAAGTTCTTATTTTCTTATACCAACATTTGTTCACTATCTTGGCCGCTTCAACTTTATTCCGATGAAGAGCATTCGCATGGTTCAGTTAGCCTTTGAGAAGTTGAGTGGGTTTAGTGACGTTGAAATATCCAATCACTTGATGAACAATAATTCAACGTTAAACCCAGACGAAGAACAGGCGCATCGCCATTTTGCGGACATTTTTCTATCTACTGCAGATGGAAAGAAATCTAAAGGAGAGCAGACCTACATGACTGTCAATTCTTTGAAAG GTGTAGTAGCAAACCTCTTCCTGGGTGGTCTTGACAGTACAGCTACACAACTCACGTGGTTAATTTTGCTTCTATTAAAGTACCAGGACGTTCAGAAGAAGGCGAGAGAGGAAGTTCATGCAATCACTGGTCGTGAGAGATCACCAACTTTAACCGATAGAGATCAAATGAGCTACGTTAATGCGTTTATACAGGAAACCCACCGTTTTGTTAGCGCATCACCACATG GTTCATACCATTTGGTGTCACAAGATACAGAGTACGATGGTTACTTCATCCCTAAGGGAACTCACGTCGTTCAAAACCAATGGGCGATCCACCACGACGAAGCTAATTTCAAAGATCCATTTGTCTTCAACCCAGAGAGGTTTATCGATGACGAGGGAGCATTCACAAAGAGTCGTTTCGTTGTGCCGTTTGGAACAG GCAAACGGATCTGCCCAGGTGAAGTGTTGGCACAGAGAGAGCTTTTCCTTTTTGTAGCAACACTGCTCCAAAAGTTTGATCTGCAGCCTCCCGAGGGTGTAAGCCCCGATAGTATTTCGGTAGAAGGAGTATATAACGGAGCAGCCATTTTTGCTCCTGACTTTAAGGTCAGGTTTATGCCTTTGACAAACCCTTCCACTTAG
- the LOC139974455 gene encoding cytochrome P450 2F2-like translates to MEAFGSFITVFLVVVIVWLFIRSNCRRCTLPGPKGWPLLGVLPYLPKKCYKYFTELSKQYGDIYCCRLGTTDLVIVSNLDILDDIFRRRGAIFNNRFLNLPENIDLPLGFAELHLTDKWDELRKFTVKVLNKRELGDRSFQELLSDEATQLFKHLADSYGTKPFNPTNDIHHCMGNIIFSVLFRTRWAYDDTGLAELLEAAHTAPQVINPSYYFLIPTFVHYLGRFNFIPMKSIRMVQLAFEKLSGFSDVEISKHLMNNNSTLNPDEEQAHRHFADIFLSTADGKKSKGEQTYMTVNSLKGVVANLFLGGLDSTATLLTWFILLLVKYQDVQKKAREEVNVIIGRERSPTLTDRDQMSYVNAFIQETHRFVSAAPLGSYHLVSEDTEYDGYFIPKGTHVAQNLWAIHHDEANFKDPFVFNPERFIDDEGAFTKSRLVVPYGTGKRICPGEVLAQRELFLFVATLLQKFDLQPPEGVSPDSISVEGVYNGAGIFVPDFKVRFMPLTNPST, encoded by the exons ATGGAAGCGTTTGGCTCTTTCATCACAGTGTTCCTTGTTGTTGTAATAGTTTGGTTATTCATAAGAAGCAATTGTCGACGTTGTACTCTGCCAGGACCGAAAGGATGGCCATTGCTTGGCGTCTTACCGTATCTACCAAAGAAATGCTACAAATATTTCACGGAACTGTCCAAGCAATACGGCGATATATATTGCTGTCGATTGGGAACGACCGATCTAGTTATAGTCTCTAACCTTGACATTCTTGATGATATTTTCCGTAGAAGAGGAGCAATTTTTAACAACAGATTCTTGAATTTACCAGAAAACATCGACTTACCACTAG GATTCGCCGAACTGCATTTAACTGACAAATGGGATGAGCTACGAAAGTTCACCGTAAAAGTTCTAAACAAGAGAGAACTCGGCGATCGAAGCTTTCAAGAATTACTCAGTGACGAAGCGACTCAGTTATTCAAACACTTGGCGGATTC GTACGGCACAAAGCCATTTAATCCTACAAATGACATCCATCACTGCATGGGGAACATAATCTTCAGTGTGCTGTTCAGAACACGATGGGCGTACGACGATACCGGTTTGGCCGAACTACTTGAAGCGGCGCACACGGCACCACAAGTTATTAATCCaagttattattttcttataCCAACATTTGTTCACTATCTGGGCCGCTTCAACTTTATTCCGATGAAGAGCATTCGCATGGTTCAGTTAGCCTTTGAGAAGTTGAGTGGGTTTAGTGACGTTGAAATATCCAAACACTTGATGAACAATAATTCAACGTTAAACCCAGACGAAGAACAGGCGCATCGCCATTTTGCGGACATTTTTCTATCTACTGCAGATGGAAAGAAATCTAAAGGAGAGCAGACCTACATGACTGTCAATTCTTTGAAAG GTGTAGTAGCAAACCTCTTCCTGGGTGGTCTTGACAGTACAGCTACACTACTAACGTGGTTCATTTTGCTTCTAGTCAAGTACCAGGATGTACAGAAGAAAGCGAGAGAGGAAGTTAATGTAATCATTGGTCGTGAGAGATCACCAACTTTAACCGATAGAGATCAAATGAGCTACGTTAATGCGTTTATACAGGAAACCCACCGTTTTGTTAGCGCAGCACCACTAG GTTCATACCATTTGGTGTCAGAAGATACAGAGTACGATGGTTACTTCATCCCTAAGGGAACTCACGTCGCTCAAAACCTATGGGCAATACACCACGACGAAGCTAACTTCAAAGATCCATTTGTCTTCAACCCAGAGAGGTTTATCGATGACGAGGGAGCATTCACGAAGAGTCGTTTAGTTGTGCCGTATGGAACAG GCAAACGGATCTGCCCAGGTGAAGTGTTGGCACAGAGAGAGCTTTTCCTTTTTGTAGCAACACTGCTCCAAAAGTTTGATCTGCAGCCTCCCGAGGGTGTAAGCCCCGATAGTATTTCGGTAGAAGGAGTATATAACGGAGCAGGCATTTTTGTTCCTGACTTTAAGGTCAGGTTTATGCCTTTGACAAACCCCTCCACTTAG